The Xanthomonas sp. DAR 34887 genome has a segment encoding these proteins:
- a CDS encoding PilZ domain-containing protein — protein sequence MIAEARRSPRRQVPDMVPVLDMMEDAVVGRLGNLSESGMLLLASAPLHEDALYQLRFALPQLGREAQIDVGVHLLWSERAQAPGQAWAGFRFLTISPAHRELLRQWINAGPAG from the coding sequence CCGCGCCGCCAGGTCCCGGACATGGTGCCGGTGCTGGACATGATGGAAGACGCCGTGGTCGGCCGTCTGGGCAATCTTTCCGAGAGCGGCATGCTGCTGCTGGCCTCGGCGCCGCTGCACGAGGACGCGCTGTACCAGCTGCGCTTCGCGCTGCCGCAACTCGGCCGCGAGGCGCAGATCGACGTCGGCGTGCACCTGCTGTGGAGCGAACGCGCGCAGGCGCCGGGCCAGGCCTGGGCCGGCTTCCGCTTCCTGACCATCTCGCCGGCGCATCGCGAGCTGCTGCGGCAGTGGATCAATGCCGGGCCGGCCGGCTAG